A single Nitrosospira multiformis ATCC 25196 DNA region contains:
- a CDS encoding CoA transferase → MNRTLTGCVMKGPKSITPDFAPIASSFLYQSEALGMQTVADGNCAGDETLCFEFETPHTAPVTCEITRWEDPFRQAAVSENIMQAACGLMSVHGRSHRQPKPLGLNYVSTLTAALALQGSIAASIARLRGLPVSSSTVSMAAAGLLSMSQYIAGATASESPETTEAAEATRPLPGSSPACPPFVSLDGVIFELETLDAGPWQRFWSTLGVSSAAAGKGWRVFLLRYAKAASPLPDELSRAISRLTYHRISQVCARTGMAICPVRSIDDRAQDDDARQIWQQGPWAFSSFSSEPKPNGEYLLPAGGALPEDDLPLSGFTVIESCRRIQGPLAGHLLALLGATVIRIEPPGGDPLRGMPPMAAGCSARFQALNHLKTVREIDIKSAAGKTEIRELARHADIFLHNWAPGKAVLLNLDHGDLAAINPSLIYAYAGGWATDCAEHVSSNSMPGTDFMAQAYSGVAGKVGGGGSSRGGSLFTVLDVLGGVVAAQGVTIALLNRCMNNVGAKVTSSLMSAATLLCAEDFRDIYSLPASGSKPSTSIINDVYATRQGRIAIECPDVDTVLRLAEVLDLTPGIENNGFQQCLSEVFLSKTADQWVELFQHAGIPSAVVIEDLVDLQTLAHLQPGLTSGSYTQVNSPWRFK, encoded by the coding sequence ATGAATCGAACATTGACGGGTTGTGTGATGAAGGGTCCGAAAAGCATAACCCCTGATTTTGCCCCCATAGCCTCCTCGTTTCTTTATCAGTCCGAAGCATTGGGGATGCAAACCGTAGCAGATGGAAATTGTGCAGGCGACGAGACATTGTGCTTCGAATTCGAAACACCCCACACCGCCCCTGTCACATGTGAGATCACCCGATGGGAAGATCCTTTCCGGCAGGCCGCCGTAAGCGAAAACATCATGCAGGCAGCATGCGGATTGATGTCGGTGCACGGGCGAAGCCATCGGCAGCCGAAACCTCTGGGGCTGAACTACGTTTCGACCTTGACTGCGGCACTGGCGCTTCAGGGCAGCATCGCCGCTTCCATTGCCCGGCTGCGGGGACTGCCTGTTTCCAGCAGTACTGTCTCGATGGCAGCCGCAGGCTTGTTGAGCATGAGTCAGTATATCGCCGGGGCGACTGCTTCGGAGTCTCCTGAAACCACCGAGGCCGCTGAAGCCACTCGTCCCCTTCCTGGCTCATCCCCCGCTTGCCCTCCCTTTGTCTCCCTGGACGGAGTCATTTTTGAACTCGAAACACTTGACGCCGGCCCCTGGCAAAGATTCTGGTCAACACTGGGTGTAAGTTCAGCAGCGGCGGGAAAAGGATGGAGAGTTTTTCTGCTGCGATACGCAAAAGCGGCCTCGCCATTGCCGGATGAGCTGTCCCGCGCTATCTCGAGGCTGACCTATCACCGCATCTCGCAAGTGTGTGCGAGAACCGGCATGGCTATCTGCCCCGTCCGCTCGATCGATGACAGGGCACAGGACGACGATGCCAGACAAATCTGGCAGCAAGGCCCGTGGGCGTTTTCGTCGTTCTCATCCGAACCAAAACCGAATGGAGAATACCTGCTCCCCGCGGGCGGCGCATTGCCGGAGGATGATTTGCCGTTAAGCGGATTCACAGTGATCGAATCATGCCGGCGCATACAAGGTCCTCTCGCCGGGCATTTGCTCGCACTCCTCGGGGCAACCGTTATCAGGATAGAGCCGCCAGGCGGCGATCCGCTGCGAGGAATGCCGCCCATGGCTGCAGGTTGCTCCGCGCGTTTCCAGGCGCTCAACCATCTCAAAACGGTGCGCGAAATCGATATCAAATCCGCAGCTGGAAAAACAGAAATCAGGGAGCTGGCACGGCACGCCGATATTTTTCTGCACAATTGGGCGCCGGGCAAAGCGGTACTGCTCAATCTCGATCATGGCGATCTGGCGGCAATCAACCCCTCCCTGATTTATGCGTATGCAGGCGGATGGGCCACCGATTGTGCCGAGCACGTCTCTTCAAATTCAATGCCCGGAACGGATTTCATGGCTCAAGCCTATTCGGGAGTGGCAGGAAAGGTCGGAGGAGGTGGCAGCAGCCGTGGCGGCTCCTTGTTCACCGTCCTGGATGTGCTCGGAGGCGTGGTAGCGGCTCAAGGTGTCACGATTGCACTGCTTAACCGGTGCATGAACAATGTGGGGGCGAAGGTCACTTCCTCGCTCATGAGCGCAGCAACACTTTTGTGTGCCGAGGATTTCCGGGATATATACAGTTTGCCGGCTTCCGGTTCAAAACCTTCGACAAGTATCATCAATGACGTTTACGCCACAAGGCAGGGCAGGATTGCAATCGAATGCCCCGATGTGGATACGGTATTACGGCTCGCGGAAGTCCTCGACCTTACTCCTGGCATTGAAAACAATGGCTTCCAGCAATGCTTGAGCGAAGTGTTCCTCTCAAAAACGGCTGACCAATGGGTTGAACTCTTCCAGCACGCAGGCATTCCCTCCGCCGTCGTCATCGAAGATCTTGTCGACCTTCAAACCCTGGCGCATCTGCAACCAGGGCTGACCTCCGGTTCTTATACCCAAGTCAATTCTCCCTGGAGATTTAAATGA
- a CDS encoding MoaD family protein produces the protein MPITISIPTILRPLTDNQKRIEVDGSNVLDAIERMEQQYPGVKEKLITGGEAHRFVNIYVNDNDIRFSEGLSTSLTDGDLLTILPAVAGG, from the coding sequence ATGCCGATAACCATAAGTATCCCGACCATACTCAGACCCCTTACCGACAACCAGAAGCGTATCGAAGTGGATGGCTCCAATGTGCTCGATGCCATTGAACGGATGGAACAACAGTACCCTGGCGTCAAGGAAAAACTGATCACCGGGGGCGAAGCACACCGCTTCGTCAATATCTATGTGAACGACAACGATATTCGCTTTAGCGAGGGCCTCTCGACCAGCCTCACTGATGGCGACTTGCTGACCATCCTGCCTGCCGTTGCAGGGGGTTGA
- a CDS encoding Mov34/MPN/PAD-1 family protein, whose protein sequence is MLTIHAKLVEAMLAQAHKDHPFEICGVIAGPEKSNLPLRLIPMRNAAQSETFFKFDPQEQLQVWREMEARGEEPIVIYHSHTHTPAYPSRTDVQYASQPQSHYVIVPTDPAYGEEIRSFRILDGMVTEERIRMINSYKAEWELSMEAMVA, encoded by the coding sequence ATGCTGACCATACACGCCAAGCTCGTTGAAGCAATGCTTGCTCAGGCACATAAAGATCATCCTTTTGAAATCTGCGGGGTCATTGCCGGTCCGGAAAAATCGAATCTTCCCCTGCGCCTCATCCCGATGCGCAATGCAGCCCAGTCCGAAACATTTTTCAAGTTCGATCCGCAAGAGCAGCTACAGGTCTGGAGAGAGATGGAGGCACGTGGCGAAGAACCCATCGTGATTTATCACTCCCATACCCACACTCCAGCCTATCCAAGCCGTACCGACGTGCAATACGCGTCCCAGCCCCAATCCCATTATGTCATTGTTCCAACCGATCCCGCATACGGAGAAGAAATCCGCAGCTTCCGCATTCTCGATGGAATGGTCACCGAAGAGAGAATCAGGATGATAAATTCATATAAGGCGGAATGGGAGTTATCGATGGAGGCAATGGTAGCCTAG
- the moeB gene encoding molybdopterin-synthase adenylyltransferase MoeB gives MQLSPLVHPSEELSKEEISRYSRHLLIPDVGLEGQQRLKNSKVLVIGAGGLGSPTLLYLAAAGVGTLGIIDFDIVDESNLQRQVIHRQQDIGRPKCRSAQDSVKALNPYIQVRIHDERLETTNAIDIISDYDLVIDGTDNFSTRYLVNDACVLAGKPYVWGSIFRFEGQASVFWEDAPGGRGLNYRDLYPEPPPPEMAPSCAEGGVLGILCASIGAIMATEAIKLITGLGNTLLGRLAVYDALDMTFRFIPLRRAPVRTPITRLIDYQAFCGLPQSTTGGKPNVPTISALELKEMRDCSVAMQLIDVRGIQEWNIVHIEGANHIPKDRMMSEEVLARLNKDELIVLHCKMGVRSRDILMEMRKRGFTNVKSLDGGILAWIRDVDQTLPSY, from the coding sequence ATGCAGCTATCACCGCTGGTACATCCCTCGGAAGAATTGAGTAAAGAAGAAATTTCGCGCTACAGCCGCCATCTGCTGATTCCGGATGTCGGTCTGGAAGGGCAGCAGCGTCTCAAGAACAGCAAGGTCCTGGTAATCGGCGCCGGAGGGCTGGGATCGCCGACGCTCCTCTATCTGGCCGCAGCCGGCGTGGGAACCTTGGGCATTATCGATTTCGATATTGTTGATGAATCCAATCTACAGCGGCAGGTCATTCATCGGCAGCAGGATATCGGCAGACCCAAATGCCGGAGTGCGCAGGACTCGGTCAAGGCCCTGAATCCCTATATCCAGGTTCGGATTCACGATGAACGACTCGAAACAACAAATGCTATTGACATCATATCGGACTACGATCTGGTAATAGACGGAACGGATAACTTCTCCACCCGCTATCTCGTCAACGATGCCTGCGTGCTGGCTGGAAAGCCCTATGTCTGGGGGTCCATTTTCCGCTTCGAAGGGCAGGCCTCGGTCTTCTGGGAAGATGCGCCAGGAGGACGCGGCCTGAACTACCGCGACCTTTATCCCGAACCCCCGCCGCCCGAAATGGCCCCGTCGTGTGCGGAAGGCGGCGTGCTGGGCATACTGTGCGCATCCATCGGCGCGATCATGGCTACCGAGGCCATCAAATTGATTACCGGTCTGGGCAATACCCTGCTCGGCAGGCTTGCTGTCTACGATGCCCTGGATATGACCTTCAGATTCATCCCGCTGCGGCGAGCCCCGGTCAGGACACCGATCACCCGGCTGATCGATTACCAGGCATTTTGCGGCCTCCCGCAGTCAACGACGGGCGGCAAACCGAACGTACCCACGATCAGCGCCCTGGAATTGAAAGAGATGCGGGATTGCAGCGTAGCCATGCAGCTTATCGATGTTCGCGGAATCCAGGAATGGAACATCGTGCATATCGAAGGGGCAAATCATATTCCCAAGGACAGGATGATGTCCGAGGAAGTTTTAGCCCGATTGAACAAGGATGAGCTTATCGTGCTTCACTGCAAAATGGGCGTGCGGTCCCGGGATATTCTCATGGAGATGCGCAAGCGGGGGTTTACGAATGTCAAAAGCCTGGATGGCGGAATCCTGGCGTGGATCAGGGATGTGGATCAGACATTGCCAAGTTATTGA